The following is a genomic window from Blattabacterium cuenoti.
AAATACAACCACTTAAATATCATCCAATATTTCATAGATCTGTATTAGAATTATTAGGAATATGTACAGATACAATCATAGTAAAAAAAATATAATTATTATATAAAAAATATATAATTTTAGTATATGAAAAATATAATATATTATTTATTTATTATTATTACTTTTATAAATATTCAATTATATGCACAATATAGTTGTAAAACTTATTTAAATAATTTGAAAGATAATTCTATTTATAAGTCTATAGAAAAAGAAATAGAACAAGATGCTCAAAAAAAAATTAGTAAAATTGTAAAAAAAATCATTCGTTAAAATATTATGTTAATCAACAAAAATTTAGTTTTTGGTCCATATAACACTTATATATTAATTAATAATTTTTTATTTGTATCTGGACAAATTGCTATCAATTTATATACCAAAGAATTTATATTTGATAATATAGAAAAAGAAACAGATCAAATTATGAAAAATTTGAAAATGATTCTTGCTACAGAATCTATGAATTTTGATAATGTTGTAAAAACTTCTTTATTTATAAAAAATATGAATAATTTAGAAAAAATTAATTTAATATATTCTAAATATTTTAATAACAATTATCCAGTTAGAGAAACTATAGGAGTATCTCAATTACCTAAAAATGCTAATATAGAAATATCATTAATTGCTTCTAAAAAAAAATAATTTATTAGTTATATAAAATATTACATGATATATTGAGATTTTTTATAGAAGTATCTTATAATGGAAAAAATTTTCATGGATGGCAAATCCAAAAAAATACAAATAAATCCATAGAAGGGGTATTAGAATTTTGTTTATCTAAATTATTAAAAGCTCCTATTAATATAATAGGAGCAGGTAGAACTGATACTGGAGTTCATGCTAAACAAATGTTTGCTCATTTTGATTATGAAAATCAAATTAAAAAATATTATTTGATTCATAGATTAAATATTTTTTTACCCAAATCTATTTACGTAAAAAATATTTTTCCAGTAAAAAATAATATACATGCAAGATTTTCTGCTATTAGTAGAACTTATCAATATTATTTAACATATAAAAATAATCCTTTTTTTAATGATATTTTATGGCATTGTTTTTATAAACTTGATTTCAGAATAATAAATCAAGCATCACACATTTTAATGCATTATAATGATTTTAGTTCTTTTTGTAAAAAAGAATTATATAAAACTAATAATAAATGTAAAATATATCGTGCTTTTTGGACAAAAAAAAAACAATATTTATGTTTTACTATTGAAGCAAATAGATTTCTTAGATCTATGGTTAGATCAATTATTGGAACAATAATTGACGTTGGAAGGCAAGAAATAAGTATAACAAAATTTATTAAAATTATTGAATTTAAAAATAATCGCTTATGTAGTCCAAAAGTCCCTGCACATGGATTATTTCTTTCTAAAATACTTTATCCAAAAGATATTTATATTAATCCATTTCATGGATAAAAAAATATATACATCTTATTTAATTCAATTTATAAAACTTAGTTTAGATCATAAACTTATTTTAAGTTTAACTATTTCTTTATCTATTTTAACATCATTTCTTTCTGCTTATCGTCCTAAATTAATACAAAAAGTCATAGATATACATATTATAGATAAAAATATTTTAGGATTACAAAATTTATTAATATGGATTTTAATATTTATTTTTTTAGAAAGTGTATTTAATTTTTTATTATTATATATTTCAAATATTCTTGCACAAAAAATTATTCAAACAATTAGAATTTTACTTTTTAATAAATTATTATCTTTAGAAGATACTTTTTTTATTACAAATTCAATAGGTAAATTAAGATCTTATTTTATTTCTGATATAGAAACTATTACAGTTATATTTAATGATGGACTACTTTTAATTTTGGGAGATATATTAAAAATTATTATAATTGCTATTATGATGTATACAGTACATCAAAAATTATCTTATATCATTCTTATTACTATTATAATGATGTATTCTATTACAATAATTTTTCAAAAATTATTAAAAATATTGTTTCATAAAGAAAGAAAAGCAATTTCACATTTTAATAGTTTTTTACACGAAAATATACTAGGAATGTCAATTATTCAACTTTTTAATAAAGAACAAGACAATTTTTTAAAATTTAAATATATAAATACAAATTTAAAATATATATATAATCAAACTATTTTTTATTTTTCTATTTATTTTCCAATAGTTGAAATAATTCCATCATTTTCAATTAGTTTAGTGATTTTATATGTTGGATATTATGCGATAGAATCTAAACATATTCAACCAGGACAAATTATTGCTTTTATATTTTTTATATATCTTTTATTTCGTCCTCTTCGTCAAATAGCAGATAGATTTAATATTATACAAAAAGGAATAACTGGTATGGAAAGAATTTTCTCTATACTAAATTATAATATAATAAAAAATAAAAAATTTATTAAAATTAAAAATTTTATAGGACATATTATTTTTGATAAAGTATATTTTTATTCTTTTAATGGAAAAATAATTTTAAATAAAATTTCTTTTGAAATTAAACATGGAGAAAAAATAGCTATAGTAGGAAATACAGCTTCTGGAAAATCTACTATTATAAATCTAATTTCTAGATATTATGAACTTAATAAGGGGAATATTATCATTGATGGATATTATATTCAAGATATTGAATTAGATAGTTTAAGATTTCATATTAAAACAGTAACACAATATCCATTTTTATTTAATGATTCTATTGCTAATAATATTTCTTTAGGTGATTCATTAATTACTATTAAAAAAATAGAAAACATGGCAAAATATATAGGTATACATCATATTATATCGTCTTTACCTAATGGATATAATTATATAGTTAAAGAACAAGGCAACATGTTATCTATGGGAGAAAAACAATTAATTTCTTTATTAAGAGTAAAAATGCATCCACATTCTATGTTAATATTAGATAATTCAACTACATTTTTAGATTTAAAATTAGAAAATATTATCTTTAATGCTATCAATATATTATCTGTTAATAAAACTTTTATTATAATTACTAATAGTATATCAATATTAAAAAAAATTGATAAAATATTAGTCCTTAATAAAGGTAATATTGTTGAAATAGGATCTCATAATTATTTAATTTCTTTAAATGGTTATTATAGTCAACTATATAATAAAATATAAATATTATTCATTAATTTTAATATAAGTTTTTTGATAATGATTTAATATCCAATTATACATTTTAATTTTTTGTTTTAAATATATTGTAAATGCTTTTAATTGTTCATAATCTTTATCAAAAGAATAAGATAATCCAGGAAATATATCTATTTTTTTAACAAAGAAAAATGTTTTTTTTCCATTTATTGTATAATCATCTAAATGAGATATTTTTCCAATTTTTAAAAAATCTAATTTATTCTTTATTTTTTCTATCAGATCACTTTCATTAACCCAAATATTAGTTTCAATATGAATATTATCTATGAATTGTTTTAAATATTGTTTTTGTTGATTGAATTCTTTTTTATCAAAATTAGATATATTTGTAATTTTAAATAATAAATACTTATTAACTAATATAGAAAATATTTTAATTTTTCTTTTTTCTTTTTTTAGAAAATAAAAATTGGAATTATATGTAAATATATTAGATATTTTATGTTTATCTAAATGATGAATAACATTTATAAATTTTTTAGGTAAAGAATGTTCTTGATTTATATTAATTACTTTTAAATTTAAAAATGAATAATTATGAAATTTATGTTTTTTAATGATATTTTTTTTAATTGTTTTTAAAATCATTAAAATATTATTATTTACAATATTTTTTATATTAAAATTTATATAAGAAATACATATTTTTTTTGGTAAAAAATGTAAAAATTTTTCTATATTATTAGAAACATATTTTACTTCTTTTGGAGTAACACTAATATTATGTATTTTTTTTTCAAAAAAAACATTCACTATATAATCAGATTTAATTTTATTCTCATAAAATTGTAATATATCTGGATTTAATTTGTTTTTATTATTTTTTTTTACTTTTAAAAAAAGTGTATTATAATATTTTTTTAATATTTTATCTTGTTTAGCATAATATAAAATTAATTTATTATTTAATAAATCATTTAATTTTGAATTAAAAAATGTTTTTGTATTAGAATGATTATCATTTAAATATGATTCTTTTTCAGAATTTAATAAAATTTCATTACCTATAATTGCATATATTCCGTCTATTTTTTCTAATGAAAAAGAATAAATAAATGAACAAAAAATAATTATTAAAAAAATTTTTTTAATCATATAATTTTTTATATTTAAAATAAACATTTTTTATACTTAATTTATGATACATAAATATATAGGTCCTGAAATAAATAT
Proteins encoded in this region:
- the truA gene encoding tRNA pseudouridine(38-40) synthase TruA, with product MRFFIEVSYNGKNFHGWQIQKNTNKSIEGVLEFCLSKLLKAPINIIGAGRTDTGVHAKQMFAHFDYENQIKKYYLIHRLNIFLPKSIYVKNIFPVKNNIHARFSAISRTYQYYLTYKNNPFFNDILWHCFYKLDFRIINQASHILMHYNDFSSFCKKELYKTNNKCKIYRAFWTKKKQYLCFTIEANRFLRSMVRSIIGTIIDVGRQEISITKFIKIIEFKNNRLCSPKVPAHGLFLSKILYPKDIYINPFHG
- a CDS encoding Rid family detoxifying hydrolase, which codes for MLINKNLVFGPYNTYILINNFLFVSGQIAINLYTKEFIFDNIEKETDQIMKNLKMILATESMNFDNVVKTSLFIKNMNNLEKINLIYSKYFNNNYPVRETIGVSQLPKNANIEISLIASKKK
- a CDS encoding ABC transporter ATP-binding protein, with the translated sequence MDKKIYTSYLIQFIKLSLDHKLILSLTISLSILTSFLSAYRPKLIQKVIDIHIIDKNILGLQNLLIWILIFIFLESVFNFLLLYISNILAQKIIQTIRILLFNKLLSLEDTFFITNSIGKLRSYFISDIETITVIFNDGLLLILGDILKIIIIAIMMYTVHQKLSYIILITIIMMYSITIIFQKLLKILFHKERKAISHFNSFLHENILGMSIIQLFNKEQDNFLKFKYINTNLKYIYNQTIFYFSIYFPIVEIIPSFSISLVILYVGYYAIESKHIQPGQIIAFIFFIYLLFRPLRQIADRFNIIQKGITGMERIFSILNYNIIKNKKFIKIKNFIGHIIFDKVYFYSFNGKIILNKISFEIKHGEKIAIVGNTASGKSTIINLISRYYELNKGNIIIDGYYIQDIELDSLRFHIKTVTQYPFLFNDSIANNISLGDSLITIKKIENMAKYIGIHHIISSLPNGYNYIVKEQGNMLSMGEKQLISLLRVKMHPHSMLILDNSTTFLDLKLENIIFNAINILSVNKTFIIITNSISILKKIDKILVLNKGNIVEIGSHNYLISLNGYYSQLYNKI